From a single Sander vitreus isolate 19-12246 chromosome 2, sanVit1, whole genome shotgun sequence genomic region:
- the LOC144536194 gene encoding ecto-ADP-ribosyltransferase 5-like — MKGNMLIFAPLCWLFYWMLPVESKKSTFIINLPEAKSGIRMSMVEDAVDDMYLGCHNKMMEMIKSTYFKKENKMSQFNNVWKKAKRCVNKKLQHKDKGDEALTSNHMQAICVYIAENPKFYPTFNDAVRTNRELYGTSFPFHSLHFWLTSAVQILSNNISCHTTYRRTNLEFSGDVNQIIRFGFFASSSNKTTLTHFGKKTCFKIKTCSGAFLKHYSSLGDHEQEMLIPPYEKFKITGKRRGPFVEGLNDCENVYILVSAGVDSNLNCKAAYL, encoded by the exons ATGAAGGGTAATATGCTGATCTTTGCTCCACTGTGTTGGCTCTTTTACTGGATGCTGCCTGTCGAGTCCAAGAAG AGCACTTTTATCATCAATCTACCAGAGGCAAAGTCGGGCATTCGAATGAGCATGGTTGAAGACGCTGTTGATGATATGTACTTGGGCTGCCACAACAAAATGATGGAAATGATCAAAAGCACATACTTTAAAAAAGAGAACAAGATGAGCCAATTTAACAATGTCTGGAAAAAAGCAAAACGTTGTGTCAACAAGAAACTACAACATAAAGATAAAGGTGATGAGGCTCTAACTAGCAATCACATGCAAGCGATCTGTGTTTATATAGCTGAAAATCCTAAGTTTTACCCGACTTTCAATGATGCTGTCCGCACCAACAGAGAATTATATGGCACCTCGTTCCCATTTCACTCTTTACATTTCTGGCTGACATCTGCTGTACAGATCCTCAGTAATAATATAAGCTGTCACACTACTTACCGCAGAACCAATTTAGAGTTTAGTGGTGATGTCAACCAAATAATTCGGTTTGGTTTCTTTGCCTCCAGCTCTAACAAGACAACATTGACCCACTTTGGTAAGAAGACCTGCTttaaaattaagacctgttcaGGCGCTTTCCTGAAACATTATTCATCTCTTGGAGACCATGAGCAAGAGATGCTTATCCCCCCCTATGAGAAGTTCAAGATAACTGGTAAAAGGAGAGGACCATTTGTCGAAGGTCTGAATGATTGTGAGAATGTCTATATCTTGGTGAGCGCAGGAGTTGACAGCAATCTAAACTGCAAAGCTGCCTACTTATGA